A portion of the Acidobacteriaceae bacterium genome contains these proteins:
- a CDS encoding citrate synthase, protein MATGAPKGLQDVIANESSICFIDGAQGILSYRGIDIHTLAENSTFEEVTFLLWNGALPTASEFNDFSHQLAAARQLPDDVIEFLRIVPRTASPMEVLRTAVSLLSIYDADEKSVLHTANVRKSFRLTSQIAMIVAMFDRIRKGKELVTPDTSLSHAANFLWMLNGEKPSETATKAMDVALILHADHELNASTFAARVIAATLSDLHSAITGAIGALKGPLHGGANEAVMHLLYDIEKAGEDPVEHVKHMLENKEKISGFGHRVYTTEDPRATHLRRMSEDLGKDANPKWYEMSRKIELFIKEQKKLNANVDFYSASTYTTLGIDIDLFTPIFAVSRISGWCAHVIEQHDDNRLIRPRADYTGPAYPAPYTPMARRQSQVKVWPPKPSA, encoded by the coding sequence ATGGCAACAGGTGCACCCAAAGGCTTGCAGGATGTAATTGCGAACGAGTCGTCGATTTGTTTCATCGATGGCGCGCAGGGAATTTTGTCGTACCGCGGCATTGATATTCATACGCTTGCGGAGAATTCGACGTTTGAAGAAGTGACGTTTTTGCTTTGGAACGGCGCGTTGCCGACGGCTTCAGAGTTCAACGATTTCTCGCACCAACTGGCGGCTGCACGGCAGTTGCCGGATGACGTGATCGAGTTCCTCCGGATCGTTCCACGTACGGCTTCGCCGATGGAAGTGTTGCGTACAGCCGTTTCTTTGCTGTCGATCTATGACGCGGACGAGAAGAGCGTTCTGCACACGGCGAACGTTCGTAAGAGCTTCCGCCTGACCTCGCAGATCGCGATGATCGTGGCGATGTTCGACCGCATTCGCAAGGGCAAGGAACTGGTGACGCCGGATACCTCGCTGTCGCATGCAGCGAACTTCCTGTGGATGCTGAACGGCGAGAAGCCCAGCGAGACCGCGACGAAGGCGATGGACGTGGCGCTGATTCTGCACGCGGACCACGAGTTGAATGCGTCGACGTTTGCGGCACGCGTGATTGCGGCAACACTGAGCGATCTGCACTCAGCGATTACGGGCGCGATCGGCGCGCTGAAGGGGCCGCTGCACGGTGGAGCGAACGAAGCTGTGATGCACCTGCTCTATGACATTGAGAAGGCTGGCGAAGATCCTGTCGAGCATGTGAAGCACATGCTGGAGAACAAGGAAAAGATCTCGGGCTTTGGCCATCGTGTGTACACGACGGAAGATCCGCGCGCGACGCATCTGCGGCGCATGTCGGAGGACCTGGGCAAGGATGCGAATCCGAAGTGGTACGAGATGTCGCGCAAGATCGAGCTGTTCATCAAGGAACAGAAGAAGTTGAACGCGAATGTGGACTTCTATTCGGCTTCGACGTACACGACGCTGGGCATCGACATCGACCTGTTTACGCCGATTTTTGCGGTGAGCCGCATCTCGGGCTGGTGCGCGCATGTGATCGAGCAGCATGATGATAACCGCCTGATTCGTCCGCGTGCGGATTACACGGGGCCGGCGTATCCGGCGCCGTATACGCCGATGGCGCGCCGCCAGTCGCAAGTGAAGGTATGGCCGCCAAAGCCGAGCGCTTAG